The window CGAGAGAAGCGTCCATAGGAAGGCATCCTCTCTCGAACATCATCTTCTTAGACCGAAATACCTGGTAGCTCGCACGCGGGATGCCAACAGCACACGCTGTCTGATTTTCAGCTTGCTGAAATTAGGCGGGGGCTACGACGAGGAGGTCGCGTTCAAAGCTTTGGTAGATCAGCACGAGCCGTTCCTGAAGCATCACATGGCCATCGACGTCGAGGGTGGAAAATGCCTCGAAGGTGATGGGCCAGCAGCGATAGACGTTATAGGAGACAACGAGCTGCTCCGCGGGATCGAAGATCTTGATGATGAGATCCTTGAAGATCGATCCCTGCTGCGAACCGTGACGGGCGACGAGCTGCGCCCAGTCTTCGAAGAACGGGTCGAAGCTGACCTCACGTTCGATAGTGAGCGGCTGGTACTTGATCTTGCCGGGCTCACTGATGCTGACCGGAGAACCGCCTTCGGTAAGGGTGATTAGGTCGGCGGTCCACTGGAGACTGGAGACGTTCGAAATTCCTGGGATAGCCGCGTTGTCCGCGACTACGAGGAAGCGTCGGTTTTCGAATGGACCCGTGACCGGCATAACGGTTCTCCTGGCTGGCGCGAGGCTGGGCGCGAGGATGCTCGGAGTCTATCGGCGCGTCCGAGGCCCGTCAATCAAAAGAATTGAAGTCCTTCGGTGGTCTAACGCCACCACGAGAATATCGTCGCCAATCGCTTACGCGGTCTTGGACTGAGGACGCACCAGCCAACGGAAATTGCTCGCATGCTGCCCAAGCCTGCGGTGCAGGAGAA is drawn from Edaphobacter lichenicola and contains these coding sequences:
- a CDS encoding phage tail protein; the encoded protein is MPVTGPFENRRFLVVADNAAIPGISNVSSLQWTADLITLTEGGSPVSISEPGKIKYQPLTIEREVSFDPFFEDWAQLVARHGSQQGSIFKDLIIKIFDPAEQLVVSYNVYRCWPITFEAFSTLDVDGHVMLQERLVLIYQSFERDLLVVAPA